In Vanessa tameamea isolate UH-Manoa-2023 chromosome 19, ilVanTame1 primary haplotype, whole genome shotgun sequence, one genomic interval encodes:
- the LOC113397025 gene encoding steroid hormone receptor ERR1 isoform X2, whose amino-acid sequence MDWMEMDDVVQMMSAVSGEPLLRRVKQEAEPPPQYSPSEQHRPMQLLEPCNLELEPKEEVRFCVSPGEGGIVGNTSPEQQHCSSTTAAAASGARDDDAPRRLCLVCGDVASGFHYGVASCEACKAFFKRTIQGNIEYTCPASNECEINKRRRKACQACRFRKCLRTGMLREGVRLDRVRGGRQKYRRAPDQPAANQPRPQLDEIKVLEALSSYEPELLTCGAPPPGVTDPTARTLALLADIYDRELVGVIGWAKQIPGFTDLALNDQMRLLQSTWAEMLSLMVAYRSMCAGGAPRLRFAAELALDEQQARDLGAHDLYLQIAGVSRRLERAGAHREECYLLKALALANSEARIDEHSALKRFRDAILAALNDAVSALRPYNNANTAMQQLLLVLPALRLADVSVRRFWAGVHRERRAPMNKLFVEMLEACLR is encoded by the exons ATGGACTGGATGGAGATGGACGACGTG GTACAGATGATGTCGGCGGTGAGCGGGGAACCGTTGTTACGCAGAGTGAAGCAGGAAGCCGAGCCACCGCCGCAATACTCTCCTTCAGAGCAACACCGACCCATGCAGCTCTTGGAGCCGTGTAAT CTTGAACTAGAACCTAAAGAAGAAGTCAGGTTCTGTGTGTCACCCGGTGAGGGTGGTATAGTGGGCAATACGAGCCCGGAACAGCAACACTGTTCGTCGACAACAGCTGCAGCAGCGAGCGGCGCCAGAGATGATGATGCGCCGCGCAGACTTTGTCTCGTGTGTGGGGATGTGGCTTCGGGCTTCCACTATGGTGTCGCCAGCTGTGAAGCGTGCAAGGCGTTTTTTAAGAGAACCATACAG GGCAACATAGAATACACGTGTCCGGCGTCGAACGAGTGCGAGATAAACAAGCGGAGGAGGAAGGCGTGCCAGGCGTGCCGGTTCCGCAAGTGCCTGCGGACCGGCATGCTGCGCGAGGGCGTGCGCCTGGACCGCGTGCGCGGCGGGCGGCAGAAGTACCGGCGCGCGCCCGACCAGCCCGCCGCCAACCAGCCGCGCCCGCAGCTCGACGAGATCAAA gtgtTAGAAGCTCTGTCGTCTTACGAGCCTGAATTACTCACATGTGGTGCTCCGCCGCCGGGCGTGACGGACCCGACGGCCAGGACGTTGGCGCTGCTAGCGGACATATACGACAGAGAGCTGGTGGGCGTCATCGGTTGGGCGAAACAGATTCCCGGCTTCACGGACTTGGCGCTTAATGATCAG ATGCGGCTGCTGCAGAGCACGTGGGCGGAGATGTTGAGCCTGATGGTGGCGTATCGCTCGATGTGCGCCGGCGGCGCGCCTCGCTTGCGCTTCGCGGCCGAGCTCGCGCTGGACGAGCAGCAGGCGCGGGACCTCGGCGCACACGACCTTTACCTGCAG ATAGCGGGCGTGTCGCGGCGGCTGGAGCGCGCAGGCGCGCACCGCGAGGAGTGCTACCTGCTGAAGGCGCTGGCGCTCGCCAACTCCGAGGCGCGCATCGACGAGCACTCCGCGCTCAAGCGCTTCCGGGACGCCATCCTCGCCGCGCTCAACGACGCCGTCTCCGCGCTCAG GCCGTACAACAACGCGAACACGGCGATGCAGCAGCTGCTGCTGGTGCTGCCGGCGCTGCGGCTGGCCGACGTGTCGGTGCGGCGCTTCTGGGCCGGCGTGCACCGCGAGCGTCGCGCTCCCATGAACAAGCTATTCGTGGAGATGCTGGAGGCCTGCCTGCGGTAG
- the LOC113397025 gene encoding steroid hormone receptor ERR1 isoform X1 produces the protein MCAIQVKWNFLIDPFKVRWNTKKCVQMMSAVSGEPLLRRVKQEAEPPPQYSPSEQHRPMQLLEPCNLELEPKEEVRFCVSPGEGGIVGNTSPEQQHCSSTTAAAASGARDDDAPRRLCLVCGDVASGFHYGVASCEACKAFFKRTIQGNIEYTCPASNECEINKRRRKACQACRFRKCLRTGMLREGVRLDRVRGGRQKYRRAPDQPAANQPRPQLDEIKVLEALSSYEPELLTCGAPPPGVTDPTARTLALLADIYDRELVGVIGWAKQIPGFTDLALNDQMRLLQSTWAEMLSLMVAYRSMCAGGAPRLRFAAELALDEQQARDLGAHDLYLQIAGVSRRLERAGAHREECYLLKALALANSEARIDEHSALKRFRDAILAALNDAVSALRPYNNANTAMQQLLLVLPALRLADVSVRRFWAGVHRERRAPMNKLFVEMLEACLR, from the exons ATGTGTGCCATACAGGTAAAGTGGAACTTTCTTATTGATCCCTTCAAAGTGCGTTGGAACACAAAAAAATGC GTACAGATGATGTCGGCGGTGAGCGGGGAACCGTTGTTACGCAGAGTGAAGCAGGAAGCCGAGCCACCGCCGCAATACTCTCCTTCAGAGCAACACCGACCCATGCAGCTCTTGGAGCCGTGTAAT CTTGAACTAGAACCTAAAGAAGAAGTCAGGTTCTGTGTGTCACCCGGTGAGGGTGGTATAGTGGGCAATACGAGCCCGGAACAGCAACACTGTTCGTCGACAACAGCTGCAGCAGCGAGCGGCGCCAGAGATGATGATGCGCCGCGCAGACTTTGTCTCGTGTGTGGGGATGTGGCTTCGGGCTTCCACTATGGTGTCGCCAGCTGTGAAGCGTGCAAGGCGTTTTTTAAGAGAACCATACAG GGCAACATAGAATACACGTGTCCGGCGTCGAACGAGTGCGAGATAAACAAGCGGAGGAGGAAGGCGTGCCAGGCGTGCCGGTTCCGCAAGTGCCTGCGGACCGGCATGCTGCGCGAGGGCGTGCGCCTGGACCGCGTGCGCGGCGGGCGGCAGAAGTACCGGCGCGCGCCCGACCAGCCCGCCGCCAACCAGCCGCGCCCGCAGCTCGACGAGATCAAA gtgtTAGAAGCTCTGTCGTCTTACGAGCCTGAATTACTCACATGTGGTGCTCCGCCGCCGGGCGTGACGGACCCGACGGCCAGGACGTTGGCGCTGCTAGCGGACATATACGACAGAGAGCTGGTGGGCGTCATCGGTTGGGCGAAACAGATTCCCGGCTTCACGGACTTGGCGCTTAATGATCAG ATGCGGCTGCTGCAGAGCACGTGGGCGGAGATGTTGAGCCTGATGGTGGCGTATCGCTCGATGTGCGCCGGCGGCGCGCCTCGCTTGCGCTTCGCGGCCGAGCTCGCGCTGGACGAGCAGCAGGCGCGGGACCTCGGCGCACACGACCTTTACCTGCAG ATAGCGGGCGTGTCGCGGCGGCTGGAGCGCGCAGGCGCGCACCGCGAGGAGTGCTACCTGCTGAAGGCGCTGGCGCTCGCCAACTCCGAGGCGCGCATCGACGAGCACTCCGCGCTCAAGCGCTTCCGGGACGCCATCCTCGCCGCGCTCAACGACGCCGTCTCCGCGCTCAG GCCGTACAACAACGCGAACACGGCGATGCAGCAGCTGCTGCTGGTGCTGCCGGCGCTGCGGCTGGCCGACGTGTCGGTGCGGCGCTTCTGGGCCGGCGTGCACCGCGAGCGTCGCGCTCCCATGAACAAGCTATTCGTGGAGATGCTGGAGGCCTGCCTGCGGTAG